Proteins found in one Candidatus Binatia bacterium genomic segment:
- a CDS encoding DinB family protein, which translates to MTDTARNLRLEAANDRDSCRRQLADNRRAARELFAECSEIQLRWRPGPEAWSIAECLLHLIQTGRAYLPSFDRAIEEGRRRGRTGEGPYRHPWLSRWAVSMLEPPARQRFKAPAIFAPQPFSGSPAAILDEFDALGAAFVERLDASRGLDLGRLRVASPAMPLFRFSLGMAFALMAAHERRHLVQARAVTAAPGFPGRP; encoded by the coding sequence ATGACCGACACCGCGCGCAATCTCCGGCTGGAGGCGGCCAACGACCGCGATTCCTGTCGCCGGCAGCTCGCGGACAACCGCCGGGCGGCGCGGGAGCTCTTCGCGGAATGCTCGGAGATCCAGCTCCGCTGGCGCCCCGGGCCGGAAGCTTGGTCGATCGCCGAATGCCTGCTGCACCTGATCCAGACCGGGCGCGCCTACCTCCCTTCGTTCGACCGCGCGATCGAAGAGGGCCGGCGCCGGGGGCGGACGGGGGAGGGCCCCTACCGGCATCCCTGGCTCAGCCGCTGGGCGGTGTCGATGCTGGAGCCGCCGGCCCGGCAGCGCTTCAAGGCGCCCGCCATCTTCGCGCCGCAGCCCTTTTCGGGTTCTCCCGCGGCCATTCTCGATGAGTTCGATGCGCTGGGGGCCGCGTTCGTGGAGCGTCTCGACGCCTCGCGCGGTCTCGATCTCGGCCGGCTGCGCGTCGCCTCGCCGGCGATGCCGCTCTTCCGTTTCAGCCTCGGCATGGCGTTCGCGCTCATGGCCGCGCACGAGCGCCGGCACCTGGTCCAGGCGCGCGCCGTCACCGCCGCACCCGGTTTCCCCGGCCGGCCCTGA